Proteins from a single region of Haloplanus sp. GDY1:
- a CDS encoding alpha/beta hydrolase, translating into MEPHGSQPLLTAGTPLAEATAAAVLVHGRGASARSILGMGEAFGVEGVAYLAPQAAGNTWYPNPFTAPVASNEPGRSSGLAAVASAVEEAADAGVPTERVLLLGFSQGACLASEFVARNPRRYGGLAALSGGLIGERIDPADYAGDLDGTPVFLGCSDVDPHIPAERVHETAAVFERLDGDVTTRLYEGMGHTVNADERDRVTSMLSALVAE; encoded by the coding sequence ATGGAGCCACACGGGAGCCAGCCGCTCCTGACGGCCGGAACGCCCCTGGCGGAGGCGACGGCCGCCGCCGTCCTCGTCCACGGCCGGGGGGCGTCGGCACGGAGCATCCTCGGGATGGGCGAGGCGTTCGGCGTCGAGGGCGTCGCCTACCTCGCCCCGCAGGCCGCCGGCAACACCTGGTATCCGAACCCGTTCACCGCGCCCGTGGCGTCGAACGAGCCCGGACGCTCGTCGGGGCTGGCGGCCGTCGCGTCCGCCGTCGAGGAGGCCGCCGACGCGGGAGTCCCGACCGAGCGGGTCCTCCTGCTGGGATTCTCGCAGGGGGCCTGCCTCGCCAGCGAGTTCGTCGCCCGCAACCCCCGGCGGTACGGCGGGCTAGCGGCACTCAGCGGCGGCCTCATCGGCGAGCGGATCGACCCCGCGGACTACGCGGGCGACCTCGACGGGACGCCGGTCTTTCTCGGCTGTAGCGACGTCGACCCCCACATCCCCGCGGAGCGCGTCCACGAGACGGCCGCCGTCTTCGAGCGCTTGGACGGCGACGTGACGACGCGGCTCTACGAGGGGATGGGCCACACCGTCAA